Part of the Sulfuriflexus mobilis genome is shown below.
ACCTGGCCGCCAGCATCAAGGGCAAGATGGTGGTCAGCGTCAACGATCACAAGGACATGCGCCGTGTGTTCAAGGGGCTTCGCATCAAGACCGTGCCGATCACCTACACCGTGGGTGGCAAACAGGGCAGGAACGAGAAGAAGGAGCTAATTATCAGGTCGTGGTAGACTATGATGAAATATATACCGTCAGGGGATGTTATGAGAGTCTTTATAAGCTGGTCTGGAGAGGCTTCAAAAATTGCAGCAATGGCACTGCGCGACCATCTTCCCGAGATCATCCAAGCATTAAGGCCTTGGTGCTCTACTGAGGATATTGATTCAGGTACCGTCTGGAATGCTGAACTTATTAAGGCGCTTAATGAATCGGTTTTTGGTATTATTTGTGTGACCCATCATAACCAAAATCGACCGTGGCTGATGTATGAATCGGGAGCGTTGGCTCATAAATTAGACCCTGAAAATACGATTAATAATGTCTGTCCGTTATTAATTGGCATGGAGAACATAGACCTCAATAAGGTTTTGGGTGCGTTTCAATCGAAGACAACCAAGAAAGAGGAAGTATATAGGCTTGTTGTTGATATAAATAAAAAGCTGAATTCTTCTGATCGGCTCAGAGAGGGCGTGTTAGAAAGGTCGTTTGAACGTGTATGGCCTGACCTCAATGCGAAGCTCGGCGAGGCAACTAAGCTTGCCAAAGAAGAGCCTGACCAACCCAAGCAGTTAACAACCCCGGACATGCTATCCCGTATAATGGGTCAAAATAGCCTCATACATGATCTCGCTATCAGAATCCTTGCCGAGAACCAGCTTCATCAGAACGATATCCTGAATAATCTCGGAATCAATAAGCAAGCTCTTCAGTATTTGCAATTGGCCGGGGCGATTACTCCACCCCCAGAACTCAGTCAATTTGGTCTTTCCCGCCCGTCAAGGGCACAAAATGACAACATCATGGCCCCGGGGGGGTTGAGTGAATTGGGTTCCCGCTTTCCTGGAACAGAGGCAGATGTATCAAAACCAAAAGACGATGATAGCCCAGGCAGTTCTAATTAATAAGCCCACAACCCGCCGTATTTATTCTTAATATATAGGGTGTATTGATGTAGCAGCGGCTACTGCCCGGTCTAGGGCTGTTTAAGGCCCATTCAAGAGGCCGCAAATCAGACGAAAACGGCGATTTTTACTGTCGCAATTCAAGTGGCGAGGCGTCGCAAACCATGTGCCGCGTTACAACGGGTTCATTATGAATACCCTAACCTTTGTCCCAAAGGTTCAGGGCAACTCGCGCTGTGCTCCGCACTCTTTAGCGCTCAAACAGTGCTCGCTATGATCCTGCTTTGTCTGCGATGCTCGGCGAGAGATAACGGAACTTTACGAGCGCTTTAGAAAAAATCAAAAACCCAACCCATAGCACTGACTTGGCTCTTCACCTTAGAACCCCTTCGGGTTTCTCCCTAGAATCTCTTCGAGCTTCATCAGGGATTCCCTGCTCTTGCTCCGCAAGTTCTGGTTATTAGGTATTTCCTACGCTTCGCTACGGTCACCCCCTTCGATGCAGCCGAGCCGCGCAGGAAATTTCCGGATGGTCACGTGCAGTCGACCCCGTTTGTAGGCGTAACCGTAGCAAAGCGAAGGTTGCAGTAAGCCGTTAAGCAAACGGGAGGAGTCTGTGCGTGCCGGAAATTTCTGAGCAGTGAGGGGACTTGTTTATTCAGTGGTGACTGAATAAACAAGCAAATCGCGGGGCGTGCTTTCTTTGGTTACTTTCTTTGCACGAGCAAAGAAAGTAACACGCGCCCGGTGGGCGTGTAAAAAACAACTGTTCTTAAAAACTTAAAAGTCTTTCGTACGCGAAGCGTACATATATTCCCCTCACCCTAGCCCTCTCCCGCAAGGGGAGAGGGAAAAGCTACAAAAACTTAACCAGAAATTTATCCAACTCATTAGCAAACGCCTGCCGATCCCGCTGATTGAGCACCGGTGGCCCACCCTCCTGAACACCACTCGCGCGCATGGTATCCATAAAATCCCGCATGTTGAGTCGTTGCCGGATATTTTCCTTATCATAAAACTCGCCACGTGGATTCAGGGCGTGGGCACCTTTATCGATCACTTCTGACGCTAATGGAATATCCGCGGTAATAATCAGGTCACCGCTGGCACAACGCTGCACAATTTCATCGTCGGCCACATCAAAACCACTCACCACCTGTATGGAGGTGATGTTTTTGTCTACCGGGGTTTGCAAGGCGTGATTGGCAACCAGGGTCAGCCGCACGCCGGTACGGCGTGCGGCACGAAAGAGGATTTCCTTGATCACCTTCGGGCAGGCGTCGGCATCAACCCATATCTGCATACTGCATCAGCCCTTGGTGTTTTTATCGACCCAGCGTTGCCCTGCTGCCAGCGATTCCTTCTTCCAGAACGGGGCATCGGTCTTCAACTTCTCGATCAGGAAACGTGCCGCATCAAACGCCGCCCCGCGGTGTGCCGACCAGGCAGCAACCAGCACGATCGGGTCATTCGGCAGGATGTCGCCGACGCGGTGCAGGACCAGGCAATCAAGGATGGGGTAGTCGGCCATGGCCTGGGCGCAGAGTTGCTCCAGCACCTTCTCGGTCATGCCCGGGTAGTGTTCGAGAAACATCTTCGTGACCTCGTCACCCTCGTTGAAGTCACGCATCGTGCCGACAAAACTGGTGGTGGCACCGTACTGGCCGGCACCATGTTGGGAGATCAGGTCGCGTTCATAGGTGGCGAGTTCGACGTAGGGGTCGAGGCGGCCGGGGAAAAGGCGGACTTCAGGCATCTGTCTAGCCCCCTGTTACCGGTGGGAAGAAGGCGACCTCGTCGCCGTCCGCTACGCTGGCATGGGCCTGCACGTAGTCCTGGTTGATGGCCATGAGCAGGTTATCGGGCATGGCCTCACCCCCGGCCACGGCCGCCCAGACTTCGCCGACGGTATTCGCTGCACCGGCCTCGAGCTCGGCATCGGCGCGGCCCATGCGCTCGCGCAGGCTGGCAAAGAATCGGACCTGGATCGTCATATACACCTCGTCTTTTCGCAAACACGGCCGCGGGCATGCCTGCGGCGGGCAGACCCGTTATACTCCCAATTACACTGGGGGCCTGTATAGAGGAGATTGTAACACCGATGGGCAAACTGACTCATTTCAATACGCGCGGCGAGGCGCATATGGTCGATATCGGTGACAAGGCCGTGACCCGCCGCGAGGCCGTCGCCGGGGGGCGCATCCTGATGGCGCCGGCGACCCTGCAATTAATCCGCGAGGGTGGGCACAAGAAGGGCGATGTGCTCGGGATTGCCCGGGTCGCCGGGATCATGGCGGCGAAGAAGACCGCCGAGCTGATCCCACTCTGTCACCCCCTGAGCCTGACCCACGTCGATATCGAACTGGATGCCCAGGCACGCGAAGATGGCGTGACCTGCACGGTCACGGCACAGACCGATGGCAAGACCGGCATCGAGATGGAGGCCCTGACCGCCGTGCAGGTCACCCTGCTGACCATCTATGATATGTGCAAGGCCGTCGACCGCAGTATGGTCATCGAGGCCGTCAGGTTATTGAAAAAATCCGGAGGCAAGTCCGGTGACTGGGTTCGCGCAGAATAGACCCGACGAAAAACGATTTTCCTATGGCAAAACAATCCTTCACCTTCGATGGTAACGAAGAAAACGTTGATGCGCTGGTGCTCGAGAATTCGACGCTCGGCCCCTATTGGGCCGCCTATGCCGGCCCCTGCCTAAAGCTCTGGCCAGAACTGGAGAAACTGGCCCGGGAGTATAACGGCCGTTTCCTGCTCGGTGGCGAACACGAACTGGTGGTGAAATACCGCAAGCAAATGATGAACTTGATGTTCTGAATCATCATGGTTATTCATCGATGACCATTCGCCCGCCTAAATCCGAACAGGAACTGCTTGAGCGCTGCCAGGCCATTGCCGGCCTGAGCGTGGCGGAACTCGCCCGCCAGCTTGATGTTACCGTGCCTGCCAACCTGCGTCAGCACAAGGGCTGGCTCGGTGAACTGGTCGAACAGGCGCTCGGAGCCGATGCCGCCTCACTCTCCGAACCTGACTTCCGTGCCCTGGGGATAGAGTTAAAAACCCTGCCCCTCAATGCGCAGGGCAGGGTCCAGGAATCGACCTGGGTCTGTAGTGTGCCGCTACGTGATGCGGCCGGGTTACGCTGGGAAGACAGTTGCGTGTATCACAAGCTGCGCCACGTACTGTGGTTACCAGTAGAAGCCGATGCCGACACCCCCCTGCCTGAGCGCCTTATTGGCACCGGCCTGCTATGGCGTGCGGAAAATGAGCAACTTGAGGCCCTGCGTGCCGACTGGGAGGAGCTCATGGAACAGATTGCACTGGGGCAATTCGAGTCGCTGGATGCGCGTCATGGCGAGGTCTTGCAGATCCGCCCCAAGGCGGCCAATGCCAGGGTATTGGTGGAGGCCGTCGGCCCGGAGGGGGCGCCGATGCAAACCCTGCCACGGGGCTTTTATTTGCGTGCGGTCTTTACCAACACCCTGTTACAGGCACATTATTTCAGCCGCTGATTAAACGCCTTGCCAGATATCCTTAATGTTACTGGCCAGGGTCATGGGGTCAAAGGGCTTGGCAATGACATCCACGGCCCCCAGGTCTTTATACTCTTTAACCTCTTGCGGTTGCACCTTGGCGGTCATGAAGATCACCGGGGTATTGGCCAGGGCCGGGAACTCCCGCAACTTTTTCATTGTGGTCGGGCCATCCATCTCGGGCATCATAACATCAAGCAGCATCAGTTGCGGGGCAAAAGCCTCAGCCTTGTCGAGCGCCTCCTGACCGGAACTGCATACCTCCAGGGTAAAACCGCCCACTGCCTCCAGGGCCAACTTGGCCACGGCCTGGATGTCCGGCTCATCTTCCACGTAGAGAATGCGATTCAATGTCTCTGAACTCATTAGTAACGCTCCTGTTGATACCTGTCCACTTATTCTGGCAGAAGCATAACACGCCGCCAGTCTCTGCTCTATTCCCTGATAAGTCTTATAGTTATTGCCGGTAGGCTGCTGCCTTAACATGGCGGCGACCCGGCGGACCCAGGGATGCTTTATGGTACCACTGTCAGCCTTCCCCGTTATCCGTCATACTATCGGGCCTTTGATAGTGACCTGTTAATTCATGCTACGCGCCGTACTACACATCATTGCCCACTTTGCCGTACCGGGCCTGGTCGCCCGGCTGGCCTTCAGGCCGCAGTGGAAATATGCCTGGCTGCTCATGTCTGCGACCATTCTTGTTGACCTGGATCACCTGCTGGCGGATCCCATCTACGACCCCAATCGCTGCAGTATCGGCACCCATCCGCTACACACAGAACCCGCTATGGCGATATACGGTGTACTCTTGCTTGTGCCGCAACTGCGTATTATTGCCGCCGGTCTGCTCATACACATGGCACTGGATGCCTCGGACTGTTACCTGCAGGCCCTATATTAATAACTGGCATTAATACCGACTTGACAGCATTGGGACGGCATCGCATGCTTGAAGCCTGACGTGCTGGAGGTCTGTATGAGAACGATTCTGGTGTTTTTAAGTTTAACCCTGGCGGCCTGCCAGTACATGCCACCGCGTGATGTCAACTCACCGTTCTTTTTTCCGCCGGTCGGCTCACAGCTGCGTTTAACCCAGCCCCTGACCATCCCCGCCGATGATGCCGGTGTCTTTATTCAGTATGGAAAACCGCAATATTCCAACTGGCGGCTAAATCAATATTACCCGCACTGTGATTTCGAGGTGTATACCCGCGCCAACCACGAAAGAATTATCCAGCCGGATACCTTTACCGTGACACGGGCCGTGCGTGAAACCGAAAATGTCTCGCTGGCACCGGCTACCGTTGCCGATATTGGTTCTAGTGCCGGCCCACCGCATGAAAACTACATGACCGTGCTCTATCTGCACTCTGACAAACAACCGGATGTCTTTCGCATGACCTGCCAGCAATGG
Proteins encoded:
- a CDS encoding toll/interleukin-1 receptor domain-containing protein, which produces MMKYIPSGDVMRVFISWSGEASKIAAMALRDHLPEIIQALRPWCSTEDIDSGTVWNAELIKALNESVFGIICVTHHNQNRPWLMYESGALAHKLDPENTINNVCPLLIGMENIDLNKVLGAFQSKTTKKEEVYRLVVDINKKLNSSDRLREGVLERSFERVWPDLNAKLGEATKLAKEEPDQPKQLTTPDMLSRIMGQNSLIHDLAIRILAENQLHQNDILNNLGINKQALQYLQLAGAITPPPELSQFGLSRPSRAQNDNIMAPGGLSELGSRFPGTEADVSKPKDDDSPGSSN
- a CDS encoding YaiI/YqxD family protein, which translates into the protein MQIWVDADACPKVIKEILFRAARRTGVRLTLVANHALQTPVDKNITSIQVVSGFDVADDEIVQRCASGDLIITADIPLASEVIDKGAHALNPRGEFYDKENIRQRLNMRDFMDTMRASGVQEGGPPVLNQRDRQAFANELDKFLVKFL
- a CDS encoding molybdenum cofactor biosynthesis protein MoaE — its product is MPEVRLFPGRLDPYVELATYERDLISQHGAGQYGATTSFVGTMRDFNEGDEVTKMFLEHYPGMTEKVLEQLCAQAMADYPILDCLVLHRVGDILPNDPIVLVAAWSAHRGAAFDAARFLIEKLKTDAPFWKKESLAAGQRWVDKNTKG
- the moaD gene encoding molybdopterin converting factor subunit 1; this translates as MTIQVRFFASLRERMGRADAELEAGAANTVGEVWAAVAGGEAMPDNLLMAINQDYVQAHASVADGDEVAFFPPVTGG
- the moaC gene encoding cyclic pyranopterin monophosphate synthase MoaC; protein product: MGKLTHFNTRGEAHMVDIGDKAVTRREAVAGGRILMAPATLQLIREGGHKKGDVLGIARVAGIMAAKKTAELIPLCHPLSLTHVDIELDAQAREDGVTCTVTAQTDGKTGIEMEALTAVQVTLLTIYDMCKAVDRSMVIEAVRLLKKSGGKSGDWVRAE
- the mutH gene encoding DNA mismatch repair endonuclease MutH, which encodes MTIRPPKSEQELLERCQAIAGLSVAELARQLDVTVPANLRQHKGWLGELVEQALGADAASLSEPDFRALGIELKTLPLNAQGRVQESTWVCSVPLRDAAGLRWEDSCVYHKLRHVLWLPVEADADTPLPERLIGTGLLWRAENEQLEALRADWEELMEQIALGQFESLDARHGEVLQIRPKAANARVLVEAVGPEGAPMQTLPRGFYLRAVFTNTLLQAHYFSR
- a CDS encoding response regulator, with the protein product MSSETLNRILYVEDEPDIQAVAKLALEAVGGFTLEVCSSGQEALDKAEAFAPQLMLLDVMMPEMDGPTTMKKLREFPALANTPVIFMTAKVQPQEVKEYKDLGAVDVIAKPFDPMTLASNIKDIWQGV
- a CDS encoding DUF6122 family protein, whose protein sequence is MLRAVLHIIAHFAVPGLVARLAFRPQWKYAWLLMSATILVDLDHLLADPIYDPNRCSIGTHPLHTEPAMAIYGVLLLVPQLRIIAAGLLIHMALDASDCYLQALY